The DNA region tatgaagagaaaatatataatataaatatataattaattattaataattgtttgataatataagtaaattttatgaaaataaataaataagtaaaagaatcaaatttttgaaaaaatatataataattattaatttatctctcattttgtaattactaatttctttttttatcaattttttttttcataagacaatatgaaaaatatatatataaatgagaagagaaaaaataaaaaaattaattattaaaaatacaaacataatATTAAGTGCGTCTctcctaaatttatatatattatttttttcttcttaactaatatatatatatatatatatatatatatatatatatatatatatatatatatatatatatatatttggtagccctaataattaatttatattttattttctatttcattatatatatatatatattatattttatcattaattttataataatacaaaaaaattatattattttacaaataaaattttaaaaaccaatattaaacattatcccagtttataagaatttttctcttctatcaaaattacttatacataattactaatttatttctcttactttaattattttaattattagtttaactttcctaattaaattttattttattttattaatgtttgtttcttaattatatttttttattattatatgtcttatatatattatttttattcattaattttatataaatttatatttaatattaaatatttatttatttttttatataaatatttatgatataataataataatatatataataataataatatatataatgacgttTAATAGGATTGATTAAACTTacactaaaattacaaatttctccattttaaatattaaatattcattgatctttcatattaataatatatatttcttaattaattttcttttttattttctttctcatcctatatatatatatatatattttataactctaataattaattaattttttattttcttttccctcatttttatatatatataaatatatatatttatatatatatttattatctttctcattttctatatatatttcatatatttttacacataatttttatattttttaataaaataaaaaattataaatattttaatttatttaaaaaaataatattaaactgttctctcaatctatatatatatatataacgtgGTCTAAATAGGGAGTGAAATCGCCTTCGAAATCCATCAGCTCCAGTTCGAAATTGGCAATGATCATAGGTTAGATTTAACACAAAAGGCCAATGAGACCATCATCCAGTTAGCATTGCATCTCTTTAACCGTAAAAGATAAATAGTTTAGGGTTCGTAAGATATAtgctgtttatttttttttgaaaaagaatagAAAGCTTACCACAAGTTGAGGAGAGAGTGAAATTGTCTTTAAAATTCATCCGCTACAGTTCGAAATCATCAACGTTGAAGCTGTCATTCAGCTTCATTGCTCATCTAGTGGTGCATGATAGTGTCTCGCACCAAAATcctaagtaaaaataaataaataagtgagAAACGgaaaagttaaaaaaagaaCATGTAAGAGAAATAAAAGTTCACAactatttataatgtttttttcttatttatgtttaattctcattaatttatcatttattaaatttaacgattttatcttatttatttctaatctttcatttattaaattgaacttttttttatattaagataaaataataaaaataataattaggaaagagaaattagtaaaataaaataaaaatgaattagtaaaaataaattaataattatgataagagagaaacagttataaaatgttaaaaaaatataataagtctaTGTGAGCTGTAGTGAGAGCGTAGATGTCaccctatatttatttttgtcataatatattatatatataaaaaagagataaaatacacaaattaattatgagagataaattatatatatataataaatatgaggagaaaataaatatatatattttaactattttattaaaaatttatttaataaatatgaagactaataattaaaaaaaaaagacttttcaTTACTTAGTAAAggaaacttaatatataatatataaatgaaaaagtgataaaataaaaaataaattaattattagttatacaaaattaattaattaattatatatatatataatgagagagaaaataaaaactgaaattaattagaaaatatattatagataaattagtatagttatggaaatataattatgataggagagagaaactcatataaaatgaggaaactaataattatattaaggaagagaaatatatatatatatatatatatattaagagagagaaaataattaatataattaaattaggaaagaaaaatgacttgatttgtggatgattgtggAGAGAGCGTGTTTTTcacctccaacattttaaattaagcgtcattagtACAAATACAATGATTTCAgtacaaataaatttagaatCGCAAAATATTTGAATCATAGGTTCcacacataattcaaaataatgaacaaaaatattgataattattattattattattattatataattgtttaatgaaaaatCGATAACCCAACGGAACTGATAGCTTATGGGTTTCATTATATCAGTTTATTGCTTAATCGATTCTAACGATTCCGGTTAACTAGTTTTTTTACTAGTTAAATGGTTTGGTTTTCggttgaactatttttttaacaGTTTAACTagtaaatttgtaaaaatttaatatatatttatattttttaatttatattagttatttttataaatattatatatatttataaataatatttaataatttatatatattagttatttttaaaattttaattattttaaaaactctaatttatatagttattagtttaaaaatggagacttttaaaatatattatattttataatattatattgttacaataatataatatattataaaatatttataaatatttataaatatttttatgaaatattattataatatattataatatgatagGACAGCGCAaacaagaattttgaaaaaaaaaatatttaataaatttaatacttaatataaaaattaaattattggttCACTGTTAAATCGGTTAATCGATAAAACTAGAATCGGTAAAACTGATATAAATACTAATCGATTAAccgatttgtaaaataatatgtaaaatcGAATTTAAACGAGACAGTTGAACACCTTTAGTCGGGGGCATGAATTCAAATTCTTTAAGATATTATAAAACACAAtttagattataaatatttgtattttttttttataaaattttaaaattataatttgagaaaactttatttatatatatttataaattagattttgtatggtttgttaataaaaatatttataaataatatatttatatattatataaaattagaagatagaaattatatataagaaattaaatagtaaataatacaaagagaaagaaaatatttatagtatAAATAGTTGTtaccttttatatatttttgtatttaaatactTCATCTTTTAACATTCTGTTATGCTTTTTTATTGGGTTAACATGTACTTACAGTTCTAACTATTATCTTCCAAGAATTGATAATTTGTAATGTTTGTTTGGAGATCAATGTGGAGAAAAAGAAATGACAAGCTCTTATTTCTGCTGTCAAAGGGTTATAGGCATCCGAGTTCTACAACAATAGTCAACAAGAAGAGTTTGACAGCCTATTTTTCGCGATTATTCAGTTCTGAAAGTTTCAGAACTAATATTTTGGATGAGCATGCTCGACTAGGTAAACAAGATCAGATTGATTGGTTTGTTAATGAAAAGTTAGCtattaaaaacaaaagagaTGGATttccaatattaaaaaatgagtttaaGAGAAGGATTATTCCATGTGAGAAACTAACAGTTTCATGGGCAACTTTTCCTTATTACATTTGGTAAGTATTTctttattgattgattgattcttcttcataCATGCATACTAATATGCTgccatatattaattaatctattgtTTATTTTACTTCAGCAAACAATCAAAAGAAGTTCTGATGGAATGTGTTGCTTCTCATTTAAAGAATGATAAATTTGCTGCATATTATGGTGCTGAAATTTCTTGTTCAAATAAGAGAATACTTCTACAAAGTGTTTCAGGTTTAACCgtggttttaaaaataataatctgtCAATTCCAAGTACAAGTTAGTTCACATTGTTTCTCATTAATTCTGTGCCAGGTATGGATCTTTACAAAGAAAGATTAGTTAAAGCATTGGCACATGATCTAAAAGTTCCATTACTGATTCTTGATAGCAATGTTTTGGCTCCTTATGTGAGtttctcatatttatttattaaattatattttggttattctGTATAtactttcttcttctcataaAAATCCAATGTTGTTGTTGATTGTTGTCATGTGCAGGACTTTGGTGTGGAAGAGCTAAGTGAAGTTGATTATGACAGTGAAGAAgaatcttcttcttcagaaTCTGACACCGAAACCACCGAAGatgaaaatgatcaaaataatgtGCATATATCTCTTTCTAAATGTTAACTGTCTAATTTGAATTCCAAATTTGTTGCTGAGTAAATATCATAGTTCAACAACGCTAATTCTTGTTGGTATTTGATTGCAAGCAGATAATCTCATTCTGGAAACCGAAGTCAAAAGCTGTTGAGTCATCTGAATCCAAGAGACCTTTGAAGAAAGGTGTGTGTGCCACCTCAAGTTCTTGCTTGTTAATTGACTTTGGATCTTTATCGATTCATTGCTTTCATGTTAATTGACTTTTATTAATAGGTGATCGAGTAAAGTACAGCATTGACTCATCTTCTGTTGTTATTAATAATAGGTGATTAACTCTGTttccttttaatttttacaaattctGCAATTGTGGCTATTATAGGCTTAAATTTACAGCCTATCCGATTCTATGGCATTGAATTTTGATCgcaacatttatatataaaaaatgaattctcAAAGATCTTGTCTTGATTGCAGAAATTTGGCTAGTGGTCATCAATGTGGGGAGGTCTTTAAGGTGGATGGGGATAATGTTACGGTTGTTTCACTGCATTGTCTAGATGGTATAAGTattgattttattgatattcTTCATTTCTACCTTAGAGAACTCCAACTTAGAGAACTCCAATGACTGTTTTCAAACTCTATTATGGCATTGGgaatcaaaaaattaataatttatccaacCAGGAAGTGAAATTTGATGTTctcctttttaattaatatcctcAGTTAAGGAAATTAAGCATAATAAAGAAAGTCATGTTTACGACGCTATTGAAGCTTTGAATGaggtatgtatgtatgtatgtatgtatgtatgtatgtatgtatgtatgtatgtatgtatgtatgtatgtatgtatgtatgtatgtatgtatgtatgtatgtatgtatgtatgtatgtatgtatgtatgtatgtatgtatgtatgtatgtatgtatgtatgtatgtatgtatgtatgtatgtatgtatgtatgtatgtatgtatgtatgtatgtatgtatgtatgtatgtatgtatgtatgtatgtatgtatgtatgtatgtatgtatgtatgtatgtatgtatgtatgtatgtatgtatgtatgtatgtatgtatgtatgtatgtatgtatgtatgtatgcatGCATGTATGCAAGTTCTGTACAGCCATTGAAATGTGCACAAATGGCATCTTAAGAATATTTTCATTCCATTAAACTGCAGGTCCTGAGTTCTGTACAGCCTCTTATTGTCTATTTTCCAGACCCATCTGTGTGGCTTTCAAGGGCTGTTACCAAAACAGGACGTGAAAAGTTCCTTAACAAGCTGCAGGAGATGCTTGATGATCTATCGGGACCTATTGTCTTGATATGTGGGCAAAACAAAGTAAAAACAGATTCTTCTTCAGATAAGAAAGTTGTGAGATTCCACATTCTTATTATCTTTATTGCTCTTCTTTTCCAAGCATTTCATCTATCTTTATACAGTATAACCTCTTTTCCATTGTGTCCAACAGACCAAGTTACTTTCAAAATTGTTAATTCTTCCTGCCTCTAAATTGCACGCATACTAGAAAATTTATGTAGTGGATAATTTCTAAGCTAGCTCAAGTCGGAAGAGTGGTGCTTAAGAGACCTCGATTTCCACTTAGAACAAATGGAATGATTAtgaaaatagtataaataaatattgaccAAGAGTATATTCCATCAACTGTGAATTTCAATTTGTAACATGAACAATAAATATTATCTATACAGAATTACCCAAATAACTTAGACATGACAGATGCTTAACTTTGAAGAACAAAGTATATGATTATCCCTTCTTTTTGAGGATTATAAGTAGGTATAGATTGATACAATTTCCAGTTGACGAAATTTACAAAGGCTTGCATTTGATTTTGGCAAACTTTTTGGTAATGGAGAATTATTTCTGCTTCAGCCTCTTTTCAAACAATTTACTGAACTGAATTCCACGAAGATGCAGGTAGAAGGTCATGAAATTCTTCAGCTATTTTCTAATGTGATAAGCATACATCCTCCAACAGTATGTATCAATTTATTTCATCTTTCATAATTTATAGTTGTAAAGTCTAGTGACATACTCTGCGATCTTACTGTTTTTGTTTCTTGTAGGAGAAAGATGTCTTGAGAACATTTAATGAACAACTCGTAAAGGACATGCAAATTGTTTTAACTCGAAGTAACATAACTGAACTACAAAAGGTACAAACAAAAGTACTGTCTATgcaattattaacaaaaatatgcattttctTGCTAAGGTTCGAGATTAACTAAGGGAGGAGGATTGCTTTTTTCAGGTTCttgaaaaacatgatttgacATGCATGGATCTATTAGATGTAGTTGATAATGGTCATGTGATACTTAACAAGCCAagtaagaattttttttttctctcgcAAGAAGTCTTGATCATGTTAACCatgcaactttttttttttcagaagcTGAAAAGGTAGTTGGTTGGGCAAAAAATCTCTACTTAGCATCTTGTATTGAACCTTCAGTAGAAGGAGAACGATTGAATCTGCCTCTTAAATGGTAAAAATATGAGAgaattgtttgatattttattcacaaattatttgtgagatttttttaatagagagaaagagataCTTTTGAgatattattctcataataaGTTGCaagaatttatataaatattattgatgattttctttttaaccaacttattctaatataaatgagaaataaataagagaataagATCAACTTGCCAAGTTTAATACTTATATATTCCTGCTTAAATTTATAACAAAGAATACTTGACATCTTCTGTAGCATTGAGACTGCAATAGTGAGACTTATGAGTCACAAATCGATAAAACCTGCACGAAATCTCAAGGTACATACTACACATACCTGTAATGTAAATGAatcttaaattgaatttttcaGGATTATATATACTAGTTTATAAATTCATGCAGAAGGCTGAGAAGCATTTTCTCTCAGCCGTTGTAAGTCCAAGTGAAATTGGGATTACGTTTGATGATGTTGGTGCTCTGGAAGAAGTAAAACAAGCATTAGATGAACTTGTCATTCTCCCAATTAGGAGACCTGAGCTTTTCTCTCATGGAAATTTGGTAAAggtactaaaataattaaactactGCTACTAGTATTGTTTCATTAGTCTATTTCAACATAATACTcccatttaaaaaagaaaagaaaaaaggaatatatttttgtttgtttgttgtagCCTTGCAAGGGGATATTACTTTTTGGACCTCCTGGAACTGGGAAAACCCTTATTGCTAAGGCACTTGCAACTGAAGCAGGCGCACATTTTATCAACATAACTGCCACAACTTTATTATCACCGGTAACTAACTGttgaatctattttttattttgtttttatggatttcccataATAGGAAGATGACAACTAATGAACACTTGTGTATATGAATAATGTTTGCAGACATTTGGTGTAAGTGAGAGACTTGTAAAGGCCATGTTCTCATTTGCGGACAAAATAGCACCtgtaattatttttcttgatgAGGTGGGTGGTGGATCTGTTTGACAAAATTCATTTACAATGATCACACTTTTTTACAATTTGAATGATTAATAATACAACTTATATGATCTTATATTTCACAAGTcttatgttgttatatatatttcatatagaTTGACTGTTTACTTGGGGCCCGTGGATCCAATGAAGGGGAAGCAACtagaaatataaaaaacgaGCTTATGACAGCTTGGGATGGAATGATGTCAAAAGAAAACCAAAGAATCATAGTTATTGGTGCCACCAACCGCCCTTTTGATCTTGATGATGCAGTAGTTCGTCGTCTTCCTAGAAGGTACTTTCTTTACattctcttattttttcttttcttttctttctaatGAACTGGACTGGACTGTTTTACAGGATATATGTAGACCTCCCTGACGAGGAGAATCGTGTCAAGATACTCAAAATTCTCCTAGCTAAGGAGAATATAGAACCAGgattttcatttgaaaaacttgcTGCGGCCACTAACAAATATTCAGGGAGTGACTTAAAGGTTAAGTACTATCAACTCAACTAGAGAGTACTGATATTATATGGCTTTATCTTATTAttcttttgttaattttttttacagaaCCTTTGTACTGCTGCTGCATATAGACCTGTGCATGAAATtatagaagaagagaagaaggtGGTGGTAAATCATCATGCCTTTGTTCTTCTGTTTGGACTCCTGTCAAATGATTTTCATTGTATTTGACAGTTTGTGTCCTCCccatttattatcatttttgtttatCAGGGCCTAAGAAGTGATTCTGCATCGTCAACTGTCCCTAGACCACTCAATTTGGATGACTTCATTCAGTCCAAGGATAAAGTATTagcattaaattaaattacattgcATGCATAATTTGATGTTTACCATTCGTTTGTGTTctaattaatctaaataaataaatggggGGTAGGTGGTGCCTTCGGTTGCATGCGATGAATTCACCGAGCTTAAAAAGTGGAATAAGAAGTTTGGACAAGTCAAAAGCAGGAGTAAGAAGCAACCAGATTTGCAAGATCTTGTTGAGGATGAGTACGAGAAGAATTTTGTCTCTTCCGTTTTACCTCCAGGTGAAATTGGGATTAAATTTGATGATGTTGGTGCCCTGGAAGAAGTAAAACAAGCATTAGATGAACTTGTCATTCTCCCATTGAGGAGACCTGAGCTTTTCTCTCATGGAAATTTGTTAAAGGtagtaaaatataattaaactactACTGGTACTCTTTTGTTTCATTAgtctattttataataatactatactttgtttgtttattaGCCTTGCAAAGGGATATTACTTTTTGGACCTCCTGGAACTGGAAAAACCCTTATTGCTAAGGCACTTGCAACTGAAGCACGCATCAATTTTATCAACATAACTGCCTCAACTATTTTATCAAAGGCAACTAactgttgaatttaatttatttaatttttatatattttccatAATAGGAAGATAACAACATTTGTGTATATGAATAATGTTTGCAGTGGGTTGGTGAAAGTGAGAAACTTACAAATGCCCTGTTCTCTTATGCGAAGAAACTAGCACctgtaattatttttgttgacGAGGTGGGTGGTgggtctgtctgtctgtcttaCAATTTGAATGATTAATAATACAACTCATATGGTTTTATATTATGTTgttgttatatttaataatacagATTGACGGTTTACTTGGAGCCCGTAGATCCTCTACACATGAATCAAATAGAAATGTAAGGAACGAGTTTATGACAGCTTGGGATGGATTGGTGTCAAAAGAAAACCAAAGAATCATAATTATCGGTGCTACCAACCGCCCTTTTGATCTTGATGATGCAGTAGTTCGTCGTCTTCCAAGAAGGTACTTTCTTTACAtgctcttcttttctttttattttctttctaatgaACTGTTTTACAGGATATATGTAGGCCTCCCAGATGCTGGCAATCGTGTCAAGATACTCAAAATTCTCCTAGCTAAAGAAAATATAGAACCAGGATTTCAGTTTGAAAAACTTGCCAAGGCCACCAACGGATATTCAGGGAGCGACTTAAaggtaaattattattattattatttgtttttataccAACTAAAGTAAGTAATTACATTCTCTTATAACTTGTTAAATCTGCAGAACCTTTGTGTTGCTGCTGCATATAGACCAGTGCAAGAAATATTAGATGATGAAGAGAAGAATAAGGTAaaatcatatacatatatagacctctattctattctattcaTATTCATgatgacttttattttttaaattaatgatcTATCGTTTTTCAGGGCTTAACAAGTGATTCTGAGAATGTTGAAGAAATGAGGCCACTCAATTTGGCTGACTTCATTCAGTCCATGGCTAAAGTATTATATTCATGAAACTCatcttgtttaattaatttcataatgcttatttttattatgtttgaccctacaaaaataaatataggtgGCACCTTCGGTTGCATACGAAGCATCCAACATGAACGAGCTTCGAAAATGGAATGAAAAGTACGGTCAAGACGGAAGCAGAAAGACATCATCTTTTGGCTTTGCTAACCCATCTGAATTGTTAGCTTCTTCCGGATAGATAGCAAAATATAGccctctttttttatttattagtctttctttttagttgaattaatttttttttgcaagtaaagattgtttaattttttaactataagTTGATATATAACTcaaaaactttttattaataataatcagTATTTGAAGGAAACAAGAACATTGCTGCGAATAAATTTGGCATACTAAATCTCCAATAAAACTCCAATCACTCTTTCCATAATTCATCTACAAAGCCAAAGCCAAAATTATATGGATAAAATGGAAAGCCTTTTAGGGTTCATACATACATTCTTACAATACATTCTTACAATACATAACAACAGTGTCTAGGGAAGGTTTTCAGGAACTTCCCAGTTATCATCATCTCCTGTATCTTTCTGGGCTTTCGGGGTGGTACCGTTGCTGCCTTCTTGTCTTTCCTGTGCCGCTGGACCCCTAAACATCGTTCGTCTGCACAATTATTAAGGAACATATCATTCATCATGCATAGTTTTAAATGACCCTTTGCATTTCAATCATTAAAATATCCTCCAATAGAGCTAAGCTAGATGTGTGCACCAACAACATCAATCAATCTGATATGAAAAAGAGATGAGGGTTTCAAAAAGGGCAAATCACAAAATGAAATCCATTAGAAGTAGCAGTGTTCTAAACATCTCTAATAAAGACTTTTCCTTTCTAAATAGAATTCTACATACAATACAACCCCATTTTGGAGCTCATAACACACTCTCAAGTCCATACTATAAAGTGATTTTGTGTATTCCATTTCAAGAACTGACAATTGTTGGTGGTGTCAATTGATAAACCAAGGTGTAAGCAAAATGGGGGGCATTTCTATTGCAATTGCAATTGCAAACATGCATAACAAAGAAGATTTGGATCTTAATGAGGAACCAACTAACTATGTATGCATATTTGCCCATCCAATTCagagtaattaattaatcaatcataTGAAAAAAAGGGAAGATTAGAGAAGCTGAGAATGACTAAGTTAAGGATTTCTATCTCTAGTTTGGTTATCTCCAACCAACCCCAGGAGGCTATGAATTCTAGAAGAAGCTATCATCATATATAGTGTAGATTcagttagttagttagttagttagggTGAAAGAGAAAAGAGGCGAACGAAAACCACCAACCACCTTCGGCGATTGCGCTTGGCGGCGTCGCGGGTCCTGCGTTTAACTTCATCCTGCTTATTCTCAAAGAACCTCCTGCGTTTGCATTCCTGGATGATGCCGGCCCTCATGACCTCCCTCCTGAATCGATTCAACAGCTTCTCCTCTGGCTCGTTATCTTCCACAATCACCTGAACGTTGTAGGCCGACCGGAAAAACAAAGTGTTGGCGTAAGCCAGGGACGGGCATACCACCGACGACAACAGATCATCAGAGGATGAGCGGTGGTTCGCGACAATTGGAAGAAGGCCGCCGCGTCTGTCCTTGGAAGAGATAGTTTCGGATGGGAGATGGAGATTGGTAAGCTTAGGCGGCGACAGTGAAGGTGGCTTGGAGGAAGGGATGAAGAAGGAGATGAGATTGGAGAGAGATGAGGCAGCCATTAGAGAACAGATGAGGAGGCAGGCGGTTCTCTATTCTTTAACTTCTCCCTTTCTCTACTCTACTCTTCTATTACTTATTAGTATTTCCGGATAAGATTTCTTTCTACCtccaatattataattatattgccctttatttatttatttctttataaattttattttcaaataaaatatacccacctaatttcaaatttagttatatgtataaaaaataaacggTAATAATATGAACAGGATAGGTCTAAATGTCTTAAATCAtgttaatttcttatttattttttaaaataaataaataatattttattaaaacaatatatatatatatataatctcaaaatttgtttaattgtaaaaaaaaaaggatagaTAAGATTATTAcaatcaaaagataatatttataataataaataaaaatgatttgatttttcaactACTAGTATCCTTCTCAttaatatttctgttatttatatttactattattgttaatatatgtataatatgttattttatttatgctaTTATATTTTactgaaaattaattttaatagttatactatttgttaatatttttttagacaaatttattaataattttaacattacaatatcaaaatttataataataaaatgtttatactattataattactaacatttttattataaaacaaataaatagtatttttaatatgtCAACAATGTATCGTTAGCATctttattaacattaatatttataacaatataattaaacaaataatatcttatttatgtatatcacttttttttaaatatttaacaaaataacattaaaaacaCTTACTCCCTCTCACGTTTatgttcaaaataatttcatgtaatatagagaaaaaaaacttaataaataatatactattttgacttttaactattattagatattgtaattataattatgtatgaaaaacttaaaaaaaaaaaaaaaaaattattatgattatttctatattatttataaatatcataattaactttattattcataaataaagtttttatttaaccaatttgaataattcaaattcaaaaaatatatttttattttcagttCTTTTACCTCATTACCcataaccaaaatattaaaataatttttatttttattttttattttttattttattattatattattatctttttactttaaaaatatatacatccCCATCTTTTATTGTCTCTACAAGAaaggataattaaaatttaaaaatatacataatttgaatttgatatctatttttttttaaatcattatttgtttttcaagacaaatataaataatatgtatttatttttttaagtgaattttatatataattatattatttagcaataattttgtcaaattaataaaatc from Impatiens glandulifera chromosome 5, dImpGla2.1, whole genome shotgun sequence includes:
- the LOC124937922 gene encoding 30S ribosomal protein S21, chloroplastic translates to MAASSLSNLISFFIPSSKPPSLSPPKLTNLHLPSETISSKDRRGGLLPIVANHRSSSDDLLSSVVCPSLAYANTLFFRSAYNVQVIVEDNEPEEKLLNRFRREVMRAGIIQECKRRRFFENKQDEVKRRTRDAAKRNRRRRTMFRGPAAQERQEGSNGTTPKAQKDTGDDDNWEVPENLP